The Lewinellaceae bacterium nucleotide sequence CAAATTCAAATACCAGTCCGGGGACAGCCTCAATAAAAAACTCGTGGAGACCATTGCCAATGCGATTGTGCCCTATGCGGAAACTGTACGCGATTTGATCGAAGAGGCCAAAAGAAAACGACGGGAAACCAAAATGAGGGATCTCCGGGTGGCCGTCATCGATGCCTTTCCCACTCCCGTGGGAACCCACCTTCGCAAATTATTGCAATCCGAAGACGTGAGCACCGACCGGTTGACCAAGATTGTCAATGTTTATTCCATTGCTGCCCAGTTTCTTGCTTATATCATGCTCGCCCAACTGTGGGATGAAAAACACCAGAACAAACAAATGCTGATCGATGACCTGCATCGCGATCAACTCAAACTTTTTCTTTCCCTCAATCCGGATGAGGTGAAGAATTACAACTATATCGAACTTATCCGGACGCTCGGAGACATCTTCGAAGCCAATAACGTCAAACCTTTTGTGGCCGAATTCGATGACCTGCGGAAAGAGTTTTACGCCGACAGTGATTTTAGAAAGGCCTGTGCCTTCCTGGAAGAACTGAAGGAAGTACTCAAGGGAAAGGTTTCCAGCGATGAAGTGGAAAGTTTTTGCGTCCAGGCAGAGAACCATTTATGTGAAGTTTTTAAACACATTGGATTCTCTACCAAATACACCCTCATGACCATCAAGAGGATCGATCTGATCAAAGAAAGGCACAAGGATCCTGAATATTTACACAACCTCGTTATACTTGACAAGCTGACTGCTGCGTTTGGAGAGTTAGATGATGTCCTTTATTCAACTTCCTTTACTGAAAACGAATCGGTCATTTTACTTTATGATGAAGATGATGTGAAACCGAATCTCAACTTGTCTCCCTTCCTGATTGATGAAAATGCGCTCAGTGGCCAGAAAAACTCTAAATTGTTTTTCTACAACCACCAGCAAAATGCTGAGGTATGTTACCTGTTGACCGACAATCTTAAAGATACTATTGCGATCAATAAAGATAAATACAGCCATGTGAAAGACATGTTCGACCGGTTTTACCGGGAAGTCGTGGAAGGAGATTCCTCGGTGGCTGATATTGTGTAG carries:
- a CDS encoding CHAT domain-containing protein produces the protein MNSPVIFLAFSNDNDDHLALLDDERRAISDHLIPLESQQYVQLHTEPSARIKDLSKYITIFKDRIVIFHYAGHAGIKSVFLEEGAADSDGLANLLALQPGLKLVFLNGCSTKAQVEKLISLGIPAVIATSVPVADPAAKDFADTFYKALATDHTIEEAFKLSASSYQMQSGTEPKIHRGLDIDFEDSADILPWGLYVKKDKEDILQWKLPRESAASFIIRDAKFKYQSGDSLNKKLVETIANAIVPYAETVRDLIEEAKRKRRETKMRDLRVAVIDAFPTPVGTHLRKLLQSEDVSTDRLTKIVNVYSIAAQFLAYIMLAQLWDEKHQNKQMLIDDLHRDQLKLFLSLNPDEVKNYNYIELIRTLGDIFEANNVKPFVAEFDDLRKEFYADSDFRKACAFLEELKEVLKGKVSSDEVESFCVQAENHLCEVFKHIGFSTKYTLMTIKRIDLIKERHKDPEYLHNLVILDKLTAAFGELDDVLYSTSFTENESVILLYDEDDVKPNLNLSPFLIDENALSGQKNSKLFFYNHQQNAEVCYLLTDNLKDTIAINKDKYSHVKDMFDRFYREVVEGDSSVADIV